A window from Salvia miltiorrhiza cultivar Shanhuang (shh) chromosome 2, IMPLAD_Smil_shh, whole genome shotgun sequence encodes these proteins:
- the LOC131011508 gene encoding 40S ribosomal protein S8-like translates to MGISRDSMHKRRATGGKKKAWRKKRKYELGRQPANTKLSSNKTVRRVRVRGGNVKWRALRLDTGNYSWGSEAVTRKTRILDVVYNASNNELVRTQTLVKGAIVQVDAAPFKQWYLQHYGVEIGRKKKTAAKKEGEETETTVTEEAKKSNHVQRKLEKRQQDRKIDQHIEEQFGGGRLLAAISSRPGQCGRCDGYILEGKELEFYMKKLQRKKGKGAGAA, encoded by the exons ATGG GTATTTCTAGGGATTCTATGCACAAGAGGCGTGCAACTGGAGGCAAGAAGAAGGCGTGGAGGAAGAAGAGAAA GTATGAGCTGGGAAGACAACCAGCAAACACGAAGTTGTCCAGTAACAAGACAGTTCGCAGGGTCAGAGTTCGTGGAGGCAATGTGAAATGGCGTGCATTGAGGCTTGATACAGGAAACTACTCTTGGGGAAGTGAGGCTGTGACCCGAAAGACTCGTATTCTGGATGTTGTTTATAATGCATCCAACAATGAGCTTGTCAGAACCCAGACTTTGGTGAAGGGTGCCATTGTGCAAGTGGATGCTGCACCCTTCAAGCAGTGGTATCTTCAGCATTATGGAGTTGAAATTGGTCGCAAGAAGAAGACAGCTGCAAAGAAGGAAGGAGAG GAGACTGAGACTACTGTAACTGAAGAGGCAAAGAAGAGTAACCATGTCCAGAGAAAACTAGAAAAACGTCAGCAGGACCGCAAGATTGACCAACATATTGAGGAACAATTCGGCGGTGGCCGTCTGTTAGCTGCGATCTCCTCTCGCCCAGGACAGTGTGGGCGATGTGATGG TTATATTTTGGAGGGCAAGGAATTGGAATTTTACATGAAGAAACTTCAGAGAaagaagggaaaaggtgcaggcGCTGCATAA
- the LOC131011509 gene encoding beta-1,2-xylosyltransferase, translated as MKSKTLKIVLALFALNSVSLYLYFSSHPDHRSPPNNYAALGYSQPHRPLSVKPWPILPSYLPWSPNPDTKFRSCEAFFGNGFTQRVDPLKPSPEPHRKVLPGGVGGGWFRCYYSKTLRSSVCEGGRIRMIPEKIGMSHGGEKLESVIGRGESEELPDFEDGAFQIEVADRSRIGKEMVDQGFLNKFVEEGAIGRHTMRGLISSIRLVDADEFVCSQWIEEPAVLVTRFEYANLFHTVTDWYSAYVASRVTGLPNRPHLVFVDGHCEAPLEETWMALFSSLTYAKNFTGPVCFRHAILAPLGYETALFKGLTQTVDCHGASAHDLWQNPDDRKTARLSEFGEMIRAAFGFPVDRHHIPKPDSAHNVLFVRREDYLAHPRHGGKVQSRLSNEQEVFDSINSWASNHSECRLNVVNGLFAHMPMKEQVRAIQDASVIVGAHGAGLTHIVSAGPKTVILEIISSEYRRPHFQLISQWKGLEYHPIYLSGSYAEPPRVIEKLSDILRGLGC; from the exons ATGAAGAGCAAGACGCTGAAAATTGTGCTGGCTCTTTTCGCACTCAACTCCGTCTCTCTCTACCTCTACTTCTCCTCCCACCCCGACCACCGCTCACCCCCAAACAACTACGCCGCCTTGGGCTATTCCCAGCCCCACCGCCCCCTCTCCGTCAAACCCTGGCCGATTTTGCCCTCCTACCTCCCCTGGTCCCCCAACCCCGACACCAAATTCCGCTCTTGCGAAGCCTTTTTCGGCAACGGCTTCACTCAGCGCGTCGACCCTCTTAAACCCTCCCCAGAACCCCACCGGAAAGTCCTCCCCGGCGGCGTAGGCGGAGGGTGGTTCCGATGTTACTACAGCAAGACGTTGAGGAGCTCGGTATGCGAGGGAGGGAGAATCCGGATGATCCCGGAGAAAATCGGGATGTCTCATGGGGGAGAGAAATTGGAGAGCGTGATTGGTAGAGGGGAGAGCGAGGAGTTGCCTGATTTTGAAGATGGGGCGTTTCAGATTGAGGTGGCTGACAGATCGAGAATTGGGAAAGAGATGGTGGATCAGGGATTTCTGAATAAATTTGTTGAAGAAGGTGCTATTGGCAGGCATACTATGCGTGGGTTGATCAGTTCGATCCGGTTAGTTGATGCCGATGAATTTGTTTGCTCTCAG tgGATTGAGGAGCCAGCAGTCTTGGTCACTCGTTTCGAATATGCAAACTTGTTTCACACAGTTACTGATTGGTACAGCGCATACGTGGCTTCCAGAGTCACTGGCTTGCCTAATCGACCTCATTTGGTGTTTGTAGATGGCCACTGTGAG GCTCCCTTGGAAGAAACATGGATGGCATTATTTTCAAGCCTTACCTATGCCAAGAATTTTACTGGTCCAGTTTGTTTTCGGCATGCCATTCTTGCCCCATTAGGGTATGAAACTGCTCTTTTTAAGGGACTCACTCAAACTGTAGACTGTCACGGAGCTTCTGCACATGATCTGTGGCAAAATCCTGACGATCGCAAGACTGCTCGATTGTCAGAGTTTGGTGAGATGATAAGAGCTGCTTTTGGTTTTCCAGTGGATAGACACCATATCCCCAAGCCAGACTCCGCTCATAATGTCCTCTTTGTGCGACGTGAAGATTATCTAGCTCATCCTCGTCACGGTGGTAAGGTACAATCAAGGCTCAGCAATGAACAAGAAGTGTTTGATTCCATAAATAGCTGGGCATCAAATCATTCCGAGTGTAGATTAAATGTTGTAAATGGACTGTTTGCACACATGCCCATGAAAGAGCAGGTTCGAGCCATCCAAGATGCTTCGGTTATCGTTGGTGCTCATGGAGCTGGTCTCACTCATATAGTATCTGCTGGCCCGAAAACGGTGATCCTAGAGATAATTAGCAGTGAATACAGGCGGCCCCATTTTCAGCTGATATCACAGTGGAAAGGTTTGGAGTACCATCCCATTTATCTTTCTGGATCATATGCTGAACCTCCACGAGTAATTGAAAAACTGAGCGACATTTTAAGAGGCCTGGGATGCTGA